A window from Musa acuminata AAA Group cultivar baxijiao chromosome BXJ3-10, Cavendish_Baxijiao_AAA, whole genome shotgun sequence encodes these proteins:
- the LOC135651395 gene encoding myrosinase-binding protein 2-like, whose amino-acid sequence MVLIWWWFRCWRPVRLQAGVLQQGPWGGNGGKTWNMRQADHISNVKIHYNDAVFAFDFTFTVDGKKKTIHVGGDAPQYNEITLEEDEYFTFISGYFKTMWTTDVFITQLTLETNKGNSVSAGNTIGSHFSLNLEDEGKILGFFGRQGSTIDAIEGRMVKVGPWGGNGGNVWDMGQADHITKLRIYYGDNIVGLEITYILNGNSHTYKRGTTTGASKEIILEEDEYFTSISGYFHALSNYQRHAIVMLLTLDTNKGASISVGNKTGSSFSLTLEEGSRILGFFGRAGTAIDAIGIHFSLPNGRWRRVEWKSRAQEHVKIHYIDAVWGGNGGKIWDMGQADHISNVKIHYIDAVFAFDFTFTVDGVTKTIHVGGDAPQYNEITLEEDEYFTFISGYFKTMWTTDVFITQLTLKTNKGNSVSAGNAIGSHFSLNLEDEGKILGFSGREGFPIDAIEAIGVYCTIPNPN is encoded by the exons ATGGTACTAATTTGGTGGTGGTTTCGTTGCTGGCGGCCGGTGCGGTTGCAGGCGGGCGTGCTCCAGCAAGGACCATGGGGTGGCAACGGCGGCAAAACCTGGAATATGAGACAGGCGGATCACATTAGCaacgtcaaaattcattacaacgATGCCGTATTCGCGTTTGACTTCACCTTCACCGTCGACGGCAAGAAGAAGACCATCCACGTCGGAGGTGATGCACCCCAGTACAATGAG ATTACTCTAGAGGAGGACGAATACTTCACTTTCATCTCTGGATATTTCAAGACGATGTGGACGACAGACGTTTTCATAACACAACTTACCCTTGAGACCAACAAGGGCAATTCTGTGAGCGCCGGCAATACGATTGGCAGTCATTTCTCCCTAAATCTAGAGGATGAGGGTAAGATTCTAGGCTTCTTCGGACGTCAAGGTTCTACCATCGATGCCATCGAG GGGAGAATGGTGAAGGTGGGGCCATGGGGTGGCAACGGAGGGAATGTGTGGGATATGGGACAAGCCGACCACATTACCAAACTTCGAATCTATTACGGAGATAACATTGTGGGGTTGGAGATTACCTACATTCTTAACGGTAATTCCCACACCTACAAACGTGGAACCACCACCGGCGCTTCCAAGGAG ATAATCCTTGAGGAGGACGAGTACTTCACTTCTATCTCCGGATACTTTCATGCATTATCCAATTATCAGCGACATGCAATTGTGATGTTGCTTACTCTTGATACTAACAAGGGTGCATCCATAAGTGTCGGTAACAAGACTGGCTCTTCTTTCTCCCTTACTTTAGAGGAGGGGAGTAGGATTCTGGGCTTCTTTGGGCGAGCTGGTACAGCCATTGACGCTATTGGGATTCACTTCTCGTTGCCTAAC GGTCGCTGGCGACGGGTCGAATGGAAGTCGCGGGCACAGGagcatgtcaaaattcattacatcgatGCCGTATGGGGAGGCAACGGCGGCAAAATCTGGGATATGGGACAGGCGGATCACATTAGCaacgtcaaaattcattacatcgatGCCGTATTCGCGTTTGACTTCACCTTCACCGTCGACGGCGTGACTAAGACCATCCACGTCGGAGGCGATGCACCCCAGTACAATGAG ATTACTCTAGAGGAGGACGAATACTTCACTTTCATCTCTGGATATTTCAAGACGATGTGGACGACGGACGTTTTCATAACACAACTTACTCTTAAAACCAACAAGGGCAATTCTGTGAGTGCCGGCAACGCGATTGGTAGTCATTTCTCCCTAAATCTAGAGGATGAGGGTAAGATTTTGGGTTTCTCCGGACGTGAAGGTTTTCCCATCGATGCCATCGAGGCAATCGGAGTTTACTGCACTATCCCTAACCCTAACTAA